Genomic DNA from Mus caroli chromosome 8, CAROLI_EIJ_v1.1, whole genome shotgun sequence:
TGGCTCACCTGGTCAACCTGAAAAGATCAAGGGCCAGGGTCAAGCCAACAGACTCCGGCCAAAAAGCTGGAGGAGCCTGGGGGACCCAAACACGCTCACCAAGGTCAGTGCCCATTTGGAAGCTAGGCCGGCCAGGGGCAGAAGGCCACGCCAGGGGAACAGAGCAGCCCGGGGCCTTAGGAGACAAGCACTGTTCTCCACCAGCCCCACCGACCCTGATAGCACATCCTTGCTTCCAATCCAGAAGGCTTGCCCTCTCCAGAAGGAGCCTgcagagagaagcccagagaaggcaGCCAGCCCACAGCCATTGTTTAGCCAGGAGAATCCCACTCCCTCTGATAGAGACCTGGCCACACGTGTCTTCTCCACCAGGCCccaagccacacctactcccagTGACCTTGAGCCGATGCCCCAGGAAGACCCTGAGACCAGAGTCAAGCCTAGTAAGCCACCAGCACCTTCCTCCCACAGAGACCTACCCAGCCCCGATCATCAGCCAACCTGTCCTGTCTTGGTACCTCTGGGTGCCAGTTATGGCCTAACCACCAAAGATGCTGAGCCCCCAGCATCCCCTACACTATTGGTAACAAGCTGCTGTGGCCCTGAAgagcctttatcccagcactctctGCTGGGGACCAGCAGTCCCAAGGACCCTCCCGTAGGCTCACTGGGCTCCATCAGTTTCTCGGCCCCTGTATTACTAGAGAGGAACAGCCCCAAGGGCATCACAGTAAGAACATTAGAAGATTCTGGAAAAGAGGAGCTGAGGCTATCTCCTGCCCATTCCTCCGCTCCTCCCCTAGGGGATCCCAGCTCCCCTAAAATGACCATCGAAGCTGCCCCTCTGACCAGCATTGCCCCCAAAGATGGCCTAGATTCAGGTGAGACACTTGAGGTGCCAGCCCCCCACTGCATGGGAGCCCCATCCCTCAGCAACCCAGAAAGGACATACTACAAGGGCCCTTCCTTAGGGCCCGAGAGCAGCACTCCTTGCCCTGGCCACAGGGAAGGCCGCGGCATTATAGCTGTGCCCACAGACCTTGCCACACTGGAGACTACAGGGCCAGACTCTCAAATCTGCCAAGATGGGGCAGACGTCAGCATCAAGGAACAGGACAACCCAGAAACACCTGGGACAAGACACTGCAATGTGACAAAGGTAGCCAGAGCCAGTGCCCGAGGCATGCCCACAGGGCTCCACTTGACCCTAGAAACTCCTCTGAGTGGCACATCCAGTGACTCCAAGTCTAACTCCCCTCAGAACCATATCAGTATCTCCCATCGCCCTCCCCAGAAGGACTCCTCCGACCCCCAAGACCATAAACGGAGACCCCGTGGATTGAACAAAAAGCCAGAGCATGCAGAGCAGACCCCAGCTGAGCTACCCGAGACCTGCCAGCTCTGCTCAGCCTCCTTCCGCTCCAAAGCGGGCTTAAGCCGGCACAAAGCCAGGAAGCACCGGCCACAAAGGGAACCTAGATCCCTGCTGAGCCCCATGCTCGTGCCTGCTGGCCAGCCTTCAGATCCCATGACCAAAGCATGCCAGACTCCTGGGAAGAAAAGCCGCAAGATGCCTGGGAAGGGAAGACCGAGTCGCCCGGCCCTGGGGGCTGGCCGCTCTTCTGGACCACCTCCCCTCCAGGACACCATGGGTCCTGAGATACTAAAAAGGACTAGTGAGAAATCTGAGGGAGCTGGGACACTAGACACTCCCCTCAGccagcacccacccaccccagaccTCATTGAGCAAGGAGAGAGTGCAAAGATTCCTGCCTCAAAACCAAGGGGAGCAGACCAACTCCATCCCGACCAGACAGAAGTgaggggcaagaggcaaggggaGCCTGCCGATTCCCCCAGCCACCCAGAGGGGAAACCTAACAGGAAAGGGGGAAAGCTGAGGgcaaggaggcagaagcatggtCCTAGAGGCGCTACCCAcgtgacttcagacacaccaaccACCTGTGGCCATCCTCTCATTCCCCTGAGCCTCTCGCCTGAGGGAGGATGCAGGCCAGCTGTCAGgcctccacctccaccctccACAGGAGGACCCAGAGCACTGGAAGATGCTGAAGATGTTGGCCCAGGGGCCCTGTGTACAGAGGAGGTACCAGCACAGAAGGCCCCCCAGGAGCATCCAGTGGAACAGAAGGCCACCTGGACACAGTGGTTCTGGGGACCAGAAGAGGCCGCGGCATCGGACATTAGTGGAGAACCTTCACGGGCTATTGAGAGCCAGCCTGCAGAGGACCGCACAGGAGTCAAAGGCAGGTccgatgtgggtactgggaaaggGACACCTGACTTACCTGACAGGACACACAGTTCTGAAGTGGACAGCACCATCAGTAGCTACCCCAAGGTGCCTATCAAAGACCCGGAAACCCAGAATGGAGTCCACGGGTCAGATGGCGCCCCTAGCCCAGAGCAAAGGGAACCTCCAGACTTGTTCGATGATGACATCTCCTTCTCTCAGCTCTTCCCCCTGGATGGCCGCCTCACTCAGAAGAACCTACGCGTCTATGGGAAGCGCTGCAAAAGGTCAAAGTGCCCATCACCGAAGGAGCCCATCGCTGAGGTGATAAACAGTGTCTCACTCAGCTCCACGCGCCTGCCCACCGATCTCAGTGACTCGGGCTCTCTCTGCCTGTCCCGCGAGGAAGAGGATGTGTGGGATGATGAAGTCATGAGTTTGCCCGAGTCCCTCCTCCTCGATGGCCTTCTAAGCAATAAGACACCTGGCCTTGACCCATGGACCCCCAGCCTCAGCCTGTGGGCCCTGGAATCCGACAGGCAAACCAGCTGCATGGAGGAGAAGCCCTCCTGCTTGGTGGAGAACCAAGATGAATGGTCAGAGCCCATCCCGCAGCTGCACATGGTCCCAGCAGCCTGGCGGGACCTGGAACCCTGTAGCCCAGCCTGTGAGACAGCCTCTTCTGTTGGAGACATGAGCCCGGAACCCCCTAACCTGGAAAGGGAACATGACAACAGGCCTCCGGGAAATGCCAGCCTGCCCCCACTTTACGTTAAGGACTTTGAGGTTCTCAGCACCCAGCTGGAGATACAAGACCTGTGCTTTCTGAGACCTTGTAGTGACCTTGTTGAACTCCCTAACCCAGGCGCCCTAGACTTCCAGGCCACAGCAAATTCACAGGGCCCTCCAGACAAAAGAATGGAGGGAACTGCCCGGGCCAGACGAGCCAAAGGCAGAGACCTGCGGGTGAAGGGCAGGAGGGCCTCCTACAAGTGCAGGGTGTGCTTCCAGCGGTTCCATAGCCTGGGCGAGCTGGATCTCCATAAGCTGTCGCACAGCCCCTCGCCGCCCCCGACTTGCTACCTGTGCGTGGAGCGCAGATTCAGCTCCCGGGAGCGTCTGCGGGAGCACTTGTGGGAGAAGCACGTGCAGGGCAAAGCAGGGCCGTGGGCCTGTGGCATGTGCCTGAAGGAGGTGGCTGATGTCTGGATGTACAACCAGCACCTTCGGGAGCACGCAGCCCGCTTTGCCCGAAATGGCCAGGCGCGGCGAGCCTTGGGAGACCTGCCCGGGTGCTTGGAAGGGGAAAGCACCCTCACGCACTTCCTGAACACCATTGTGGAGCAAGCATCCAAACCCCAGAGGACCAAGCGCTCGATCGGCAAGGCCAGTGGGGAGCCATCGgagcaggaaggagaagctggaaagaaaaccCCAAGAAGGATGAAGCGCAAGGCACGTGCCTCGGTCACCCCCAGCCAAGATGGCGCCGAAGGAGGCAGCCTATCCGTTCTGACCAGCAGCTCTGCCACCTGCTCTGACTCTGCCAAGACGCCCCCCGCCCCGTCCCCAGACCCTTGGTCCCACGGCGAGTCCCCGCTCCAAGCTGTACCAGTGCACGAGGACTGCAAGGACCCCTCCCGTGACTGCCACCACTGTGGGAAGCAGTTCCCCAAGCCCTTCAAGCTGCAGCGCCACCTGGCGGTGCACAGCCCACAGCGCGTCTACCTGTGTCCCCGGTGCCCGCAGGTCTACCCTGAGCCCTGGGAGCTGAAGGTGCACCTGGGCCTGACCCACGGGGTGACAGAGGAGAAGGAGCTCCCACACATGCCTCTCTATGCCTGTGAGCTCTGCGCCAATGTCATGCACGTCATCAGGAGGTCCTTTGTCTGCAGCTCCTGCAACTACACCTTTGCAAAGAAGGAGCAATTCGACAGGCACATGGGCAAGCACTTGAGTTGCGGCCTGCAGCCCTTCACACTCCGCAGTGTTAAGCGGCCAGGGGTTCCTAGGAGGAAGGCCCGTGTCTCCCAGGATGTGCTACCCAGCAAGCAGCACAGGTTGATGGCGCCCTCCAGCCCCCCTGAGCTCAGCACTGACAGAATCCCCTCCACAACCAGCCCTACACCAAGTGAGGTGTCCCTTCCTACACTGCCCCTAGCGCCTAGCCTCATCCTGGACCAGCCCAGTTCTCAAGAGAACCCTGTGGACCAGGCAGACCACTCACCCAGGGGGAACAACCTACCACTGAGTGGCCAGGATCTTCcacctccttctctgtcttctttctcagcTGCCTCAGCTGAAGGTACAGGCGGCTGCTGCAAGCTGAACAGAACCCTGGAGAAACCAGAACACGAGGCTTCCTTGGGAAGCCTTGAGCCATGTAAATGGCAGACTCTGGTAGGGGGAAAGAGGGCCCTTCAGCTGTTCCCAGGAAAACACAAGAGTCCAGGCAACGGAGACAAGTGTGCCCCTGGGTGTTCCCCAGGGGACCCCTCTCAGCTCCAGGAGAGGCTAGTGACCACACACCACATGGCACCTGACGGGAGAATAGAGGGTCCCTCCCAGAAGGGCAATGCCACCAAACCAGGAGCCTACTCAAGTACCTCCCATCACAGAGCAGCAGAGCCCACCAAGAAAGCACTGAAGCCACCAGTACCACCCCGAAAACCAGGAGGGATGGGGATCCCAGCCGGAGAGCTGGTCTTGAGTCCTGAGGACAGGGTAAAGCCCAACACTTCTAAAAGTAAACTGCGAGCCAGCTCTCAGAGCAGTGGGGGGCTCCAGCCTGGCACTCAGACTGGGGGTGGCAGCCAGCCCCAGCCAACCAGTGGGCAGCTCCAAAGTGAGATGGCCTCCACCCCTACTGAGCCCAGCTGTCCTAGCTGGGCGAGCTCCACCCCGGACCAGCCCCCACCTCGAGCTCACACCAAGGGTAGCACCAGGGGGCCTGGGGATGCTGTTCATCAGGGGGTCCAAGTGCATTCAAGTcccagggagaaaagagaaagccatgGAAGACAAAGGAAGGGCCAGGCCCTGGGACTGGGCAGACATGGAAGCGTGGGAAACACTGGGAAAGCCCCCTCAGCCCCCGACAAGTCATCCAGGGCCCCCCGAAAGCAAGCAACTCCCAGCCGAGTTCCCCCTGTCAAGTCGAGACCCAGTGGCCAGAGCAGCAGGGTGAGGCCACAGCCATCAGCACAGCAGAAAGGGGATCCAGGCCACACTTCAGAAAAGGGCTCTTTGCCTCAGGCAAGAGCCCTGTCCAGGCCCTACAAAAGGGTCAGAGCTCTCCATGGCGGTGGTGTTGCACCTATGGAGCCCCGAGACCGCCGGACTGCAGAAGCCCAGAGCGACCTCCTCAGTCAGCTGTTTGGACAGAAGCTGACCAGCTTCAAAATCCCTCTGAAGAAGGACAGTTCCCAGTGACCCAGAAGAGAGGATGCATGGGTGCCCAGCTGATGGGCTTCTGTCTGGCCTCCAGCGTTGGAGATAGCTCCCTGGTAGACCCCCTGCCTGTTTCTCTGCACCTGAGTTCCCAGATTCGAGTCCTGAGAACAGGGCTTTTGGCTGGAAGGCTGGGAAGGACCGGCCTCTACCGCCCTGGGATCACCTGCTTCCCTAGTGTCAAGTACTTGAAGAGAGCAGGTTGCATCCCATCGCCGCCACCATACCCTGTTGGCCAGGTGTCTTGTGCTGTAAAGCTTGTGTTTGAGGGTTTGCACAGGGTCCCCCGTCTCTTAGCAGGAAAGCACACAGT
This window encodes:
- the Znf469 gene encoding zinc finger protein 469, which gives rise to MPGERPPTLPRDLQPCQIARSLGCPSQHPLKDHGSASRTTHGMRDDGSKAQGSPEAQLSQAKDVEQEDLILRVQAPAARSCTHVYPWPASRMESGHPQLHSLSPSRIRCILGEPLKDLHHEAPQVSDTKVPQGQKTRARHRPGIPRAEALPSPEENSSQRCFQEASSSFTSTNCTSPSATPGSLPRRAPQSDGTSPHRHASGTNLQAIGTNPWPPAAENSFPGANFGVSSAEPKPFPEGSRPSSPQGVSAPYPFPVETVQHERTAGTMLFTFHQPLVAWSEEALGTNPAYPSLPCNPGPSGGASAPSDLGGALSPPGAARLLPSPFHDSLHKSLTKGIPEELPPTHDGLGSPRGLPNPPPQRHFPGQGYGANGVGTSPASLDTELPTPGPPPTHLPQLWDTTAVPPYPTSTLDPAAAARTAFFESQQQLCLPHSPPLPWSPVLTTPGPNSHQMGVLSRLTFPRGSSEWQGDSPGTLGTLNTIPRPGESALRSSPGQPSSSPRLLAYGGLKDPGTQPLFFGGAQPQMSPQGALSLPPPRVVGASPSESPLPSPATNTASSSTCSSLSPPSSSPANPSSEDSQQPGPLRSPAFFLPPTHSQETSSPFPSPEPTYTLPTRYQSETAKAFPLPTEGPGAEDAFKSQEGAPFSHKSPLLSPPPPPPPYSAQHFSLSSASLDQLDVLLTCRQCDRNYSSLAAFLEHRPLCSLLLTKTKDGSLQPPGLPTPTTTSKAPTDAHSALLEHNQTVPFLLTRDDPAVTSFPLPTSDLDMEDDAKLDRLITEALNGMEYQSDNPEIDSSFIDVFADEEPSGSRGPSTGHPLNNQVGSISKNGTQPQLPSKAAVPEPQAPCTGNRSHPARNRPKTRSLGLASAEADATTLVRQQRRGKQFKLFLKEPGVAKGTNSQAKAICLRPRKKGHSAERPRPQARKSQTRKGHTRADHSISRATSKEMRSSKHLQLPSGKDSRKRRGRGGSWSKELIHKIVRQKNRRHGQQAPRNQVSHVPPPPGRPPSTQEGRLSGQGCASESEEEAGMQQRRDLGGPAQGCSPHSRQRWRQGKKRKKEDLTQNPRKVMRQEAGENGGSPTPRTRSLLPSSDAGEVSVERGLEHRGHPIIAPKHPPQVLATTKTQEKNHAALDFPREGEKPEVAADATELRERPSSPAHCGGESPRPAAPVPARAGSPSGSHPETLLGNSMPVPDAGCLLGTSGCVKPPTLHTREDSASQPGRCLVPIDKVADMFYTESSLPVFKNSSPGCDPDHCDRHSIECPAAKRGPPPNSDTSCELFLGSKDLAYCFPDDLYTKPLAMDPMAARSCYLSQDGMETLESTPPKSPPYPVETDPGKVHSPLTLESTSLFAGLPEDGFDPPLYDSLSANRVTHGPLAGPDPLPKKPLADPLYPPFLLLEEISPVLPGSFPGLSKGKTDNKQCPSEQTVPPRPLTVPEKGSECSLTLTSNLCEDELEIKRLVTELESQLQGGRSTVRTSREPEEATQEGKMDTSPKQASLLPTNPATSPQREPAEDITGLEGSSSQQERALKNPQKQWPYPASCHTEKAARPRGIQENPGSGAPLSLEGFTLSLQRTRETIIPNADSQIPLSDHLPDSSNQQVALPHAGSLTKDSPKHGLLFPKNNEAPGTQNANAPLLLPGKHTRGHSLDPFCEAQEPCPTSPAQEGFNSPSTHLALEPNLILKSDEEVTSLPSASLSHGSKGHPEDQAGSCIGAVLNKPVAKDLGFKEVSAPAGTSPRSTLQSGGRAWSHPVPDPPWEPSASIGQRHQEPACCSFPLRQVLDATAKSKENTQGLQPGDPSVTGGASMKEDSSRAVNMSALPANIQKQLRSKADGRLGSPGQPEKIKGQGQANRLRPKSWRSLGDPNTLTKVSAHLEARPARGRRPRQGNRAARGLRRQALFSTSPTDPDSTSLLPIQKACPLQKEPAERSPEKAASPQPLFSQENPTPSDRDLATRVFSTRPQATPTPSDLEPMPQEDPETRVKPSKPPAPSSHRDLPSPDHQPTCPVLVPLGASYGLTTKDAEPPASPTLLVTSCCGPEEPLSQHSLLGTSSPKDPPVGSLGSISFSAPVLLERNSPKGITVRTLEDSGKEELRLSPAHSSAPPLGDPSSPKMTIEAAPLTSIAPKDGLDSGETLEVPAPHCMGAPSLSNPERTYYKGPSLGPESSTPCPGHREGRGIIAVPTDLATLETTGPDSQICQDGADVSIKEQDNPETPGTRHCNVTKVARASARGMPTGLHLTLETPLSGTSSDSKSNSPQNHISISHRPPQKDSSDPQDHKRRPRGLNKKPEHAEQTPAELPETCQLCSASFRSKAGLSRHKARKHRPQREPRSLLSPMLVPAGQPSDPMTKACQTPGKKSRKMPGKGRPSRPALGAGRSSGPPPLQDTMGPEILKRTSEKSEGAGTLDTPLSQHPPTPDLIEQGESAKIPASKPRGADQLHPDQTEVRGKRQGEPADSPSHPEGKPNRKGGKLRARRQKHGPRGATHVTSDTPTTCGHPLIPLSLSPEGGCRPAVRPPPPPSTGGPRALEDAEDVGPGALCTEEVPAQKAPQEHPVEQKATWTQWFWGPEEAAASDISGEPSRAIESQPAEDRTGVKGRSDVGTGKGTPDLPDRTHSSEVDSTISSYPKVPIKDPETQNGVHGSDGAPSPEQREPPDLFDDDISFSQLFPLDGRLTQKNLRVYGKRCKRSKCPSPKEPIAEVINSVSLSSTRLPTDLSDSGSLCLSREEEDVWDDEVMSLPESLLLDGLLSNKTPGLDPWTPSLSLWALESDRQTSCMEEKPSCLVENQDEWSEPIPQLHMVPAAWRDLEPCSPACETASSVGDMSPEPPNLEREHDNRPPGNASLPPLYVKDFEVLSTQLEIQDLCFLRPCSDLVELPNPGALDFQATANSQGPPDKRMEGTARARRAKGRDLRVKGRRASYKCRVCFQRFHSLGELDLHKLSHSPSPPPTCYLCVERRFSSRERLREHLWEKHVQGKAGPWACGMCLKEVADVWMYNQHLREHAARFARNGQARRALGDLPGCLEGESTLTHFLNTIVEQASKPQRTKRSIGKASGEPSEQEGEAGKKTPRRMKRKARASVTPSQDGAEGGSLSVLTSSSATCSDSAKTPPAPSPDPWSHGESPLQAVPVHEDCKDPSRDCHHCGKQFPKPFKLQRHLAVHSPQRVYLCPRCPQVYPEPWELKVHLGLTHGVTEEKELPHMPLYACELCANVMHVIRRSFVCSSCNYTFAKKEQFDRHMGKHLSCGLQPFTLRSVKRPGVPRRKARVSQDVLPSKQHRLMAPSSPPELSTDRIPSTTSPTPSEVSLPTLPLAPSLILDQPSSQENPVDQADHSPRGNNLPLSGQDLPPPSLSSFSAASAEGTGGCCKLNRTLEKPEHEASLGSLEPCKWQTLVGGKRALQLFPGKHKSPGNGDKCAPGCSPGDPSQLQERLVTTHHMAPDGRIEGPSQKGNATKPGAYSSTSHHRAAEPTKKALKPPVPPRKPGGMGIPAGELVLSPEDRVKPNTSKSKLRASSQSSGGLQPGTQTGGGSQPQPTSGQLQSEMASTPTEPSCPSWASSTPDQPPPRAHTKGSTRGPGDAVHQGVQVHSSPREKRESHGRQRKGQALGLGRHGSVGNTGKAPSAPDKSSRAPRKQATPSRVPPVKSRPSGQSSRVRPQPSAQQKGDPGHTSEKGSLPQARALSRPYKRVRALHGGGVAPMEPRDRRTAEAQSDLLSQLFGQKLTSFKIPLKKDSSQ